One genomic window of Argonema galeatum A003/A1 includes the following:
- a CDS encoding XisI protein — protein sequence MDRLDEYRQIILDVLEDHARIPYSHGEIKSTVIVDRLQNNFLLMDVGWDGAKRIHGCVVHLEIIDGKIWIQRDGIEEGITPELVAAGIPKDRIVLAFHPPHVRQYTGYALA from the coding sequence ATGGATAGATTAGATGAATATCGCCAGATTATCCTAGATGTGCTAGAAGATCATGCTCGGATTCCCTACAGTCATGGAGAAATCAAAAGCACCGTTATTGTCGATCGCCTACAGAACAATTTTTTATTGATGGATGTAGGCTGGGATGGGGCAAAAAGAATTCATGGTTGTGTCGTCCATCTCGAAATTATCGACGGCAAAATTTGGATTCAACGGGATGGTATAGAAGAGGGAATTACTCCAGAACTTGTAGCCGCCGGAATTCCCAAAGATCGGATTGTTTTGGCGTTCCATCCGCCTCACGTTCGGCAATATACTGGATATGCGTTGGCGTAG
- a CDS encoding clan AA aspartic protease, with product MISGIVADGHAIISIPFRIPNRADFPIEFVVDTGFTDELCLPPEAVALLNLPFKYDMRANLADNSRVILPVHKAIILWNGEEREARVFATGRRPLVGTALLDEHELVVQFTQGGLVTIDRL from the coding sequence GTGATTTCGGGTATTGTGGCTGACGGACACGCAATTATTAGCATCCCATTTCGGATTCCCAATCGCGCTGACTTCCCGATTGAGTTCGTAGTAGACACAGGATTTACAGATGAGCTTTGTCTACCACCAGAAGCAGTCGCATTATTGAATCTTCCTTTCAAATACGATATGCGTGCAAATTTGGCAGATAATAGCCGAGTGATTCTGCCCGTTCATAAAGCGATTATTCTTTGGAACGGAGAGGAGCGAGAAGCTCGTGTGTTTGCGACAGGACGGCGACCCTTGGTTGGAACTGCTTTGCTGGATGAACATGAGCTTGTAGTCCAGTTTACGCAGGGCGGGTTGGTAACGATCGATCGGTTGTAG
- a CDS encoding type II toxin-antitoxin system VapC family toxin, which produces MYLLDTDHLSILERSGKDSQPLLARLSIINPNEVVATTIVTYEEQTRGWLSYMAASRSLEAQVEAYRQLQQHLANFCAIPVIGFESAAASTFKSLKNTYPRLGSMDLKIAAIAIANNATLLTRNLSDFSQIKDLTTEDWTVPL; this is translated from the coding sequence ATGTACCTTTTAGATACTGACCATTTGAGCATCTTAGAACGGAGTGGAAAAGACTCACAACCCTTACTAGCAAGACTGTCCATCATCAATCCTAATGAAGTAGTAGCTACTACAATTGTTACTTATGAAGAGCAGACACGGGGGTGGCTCAGTTATATGGCTGCATCCCGTTCTTTAGAGGCTCAAGTGGAGGCATATCGGCAATTACAGCAACATCTTGCCAACTTCTGTGCCATACCAGTAATAGGCTTTGAAAGTGCTGCCGCTTCAACGTTCAAAAGTCTCAAAAATACTTATCCTCGCCTCGGTTCTATGGACTTGAAAATAGCTGCGATCGCGATCGCTAATAATGCTACACTACTAACTCGTAATCTTTCTGACTTCAGTCAAATTAAAGACTTGACGACTGAGGACTGGACAGTTCCTCTATGA
- a CDS encoding NACHT domain-containing protein — MSERSDKIGKTNLSDRSMDIAEVLKLADDLLFTHTGDRLDHLQETIIKGTLQGQKYAKIASENHLSEGHVRDTASKLWQNLSDVLGEDVNKLNVGSILEKITISNSVSSGNFISFHQLSICSERRRSPKSSPFSKQTETKPNLDLDTAPAITTFYGRTEEINKLKTWIIEPHTRIITLLGIPGIGKTTLAIKLIEEIPDQFQYIIYRSLRFCPNIDTFLTDLLQTSFASSTLPNTLDQKITQLLKILRQYRCLIILDDLQMLFQPGQFAGQYQAKFEGYYLLFKQIAESSHPSCLFLISSEQPECLTSDRSKFVQVLKLSGLGESATQILKDKELLDEEHWHNLIKKYQGHPLWLEMTATMIHELFAGKVTEFLTYPSLILSNEITSQLNRLWIRLTDTEKQVMNYLAKQEDAVTLMQVLQLISHPPTEVLKAIQSLKIRCLLEDTPNCDRSSLLKINSILKSYITSHPSLPG; from the coding sequence ATGTCGGAAAGATCGGATAAGATCGGAAAAACCAACTTATCTGACCGCTCTATGGACATCGCAGAAGTCTTGAAACTCGCTGATGATCTGCTTTTCACCCATACGGGCGATCGCCTAGACCATCTGCAAGAAACAATAATTAAAGGAACTTTACAAGGTCAGAAATATGCCAAAATTGCCTCGGAGAACCATTTAAGTGAAGGTCATGTTCGAGATACAGCATCGAAATTATGGCAAAATTTATCCGATGTTTTAGGGGAAGATGTTAATAAATTAAATGTAGGCTCTATTTTAGAAAAAATTACTATTTCTAACAGTGTCTCATCTGGAAATTTTATTAGTTTTCATCAATTAAGTATTTGTTCGGAACGAAGGCGATCGCCTAAATCTTCTCCCTTCTCTAAACAAACTGAAACTAAACCTAATTTAGACCTAGATACTGCTCCAGCAATAACCACATTTTACGGACGTACTGAAGAAATCAATAAATTAAAAACCTGGATTATTGAACCTCATACCCGCATTATTACTTTACTCGGTATCCCCGGAATTGGTAAAACGACGCTGGCTATAAAACTAATCGAAGAAATCCCCGACCAATTTCAATATATTATTTATCGCAGTCTCCGTTTTTGTCCCAACATCGACACTTTTTTAACCGACTTACTACAAACTTCGTTCGCCTCTTCGACTCTCCCTAACACCCTTGACCAAAAAATTACTCAACTCCTTAAAATTTTACGTCAGTATCGCTGTTTAATTATCCTAGACGATCTGCAAATGCTGTTTCAACCAGGACAATTTGCCGGTCAATATCAAGCAAAATTTGAAGGATATTATCTCTTATTTAAACAAATTGCCGAATCATCTCATCCCAGTTGTTTATTTTTAATAAGTAGCGAACAACCAGAATGTTTAACTAGCGATCGCTCTAAATTTGTCCAGGTGTTAAAACTGTCAGGATTGGGAGAATCGGCTACCCAAATTTTAAAGGATAAAGAATTATTAGATGAAGAACATTGGCATAATTTAATTAAAAAATATCAAGGTCATCCCTTATGGTTAGAAATGACAGCAACTATGATTCACGAATTATTTGCTGGCAAGGTCACCGAATTTTTAACTTATCCTTCCTTGATATTAAGCAATGAAATCACATCTCAACTTAATCGTTTATGGATAAGATTAACCGATACAGAAAAACAGGTGATGAATTATTTAGCAAAACAAGAAGATGCGGTTACTTTGATGCAGGTATTACAGTTAATATCTCATCCTCCCACAGAGGTATTAAAAGCCATCCAATCCTTAAAAATACGTTGTTTGTTAGAAGATACACCAAATTGCGATCGATCTTCTTTACTAAAGATTAATTCAATTTTAAAATCTTATATCACCTCACACCCCTCATTACCAGGCTAA
- a CDS encoding flavin-dependent dehydrogenase, whose translation MKEILYLEIPTPDTGAVRAWLQEGFEPGWGEKAIGPDGFRLRFPHTTNHVTNIPETPELLAFVWSVQRTTYLKVFRWADKPVPREREILQNLTRELRTKFPHQYPQPPAIDLSEQTIFEALAPYYPQTVRYFQKMPKGEFDLRRVYWWEQRWREGVRNPQEPKQVIFSQTKSRGAEGQRGRGAEGQRGRGAEGPRGRGAEEQRGRGAEENALLHLDYDLIYVGGALGVIHAAVMAQLGYRVLLVERLPFGRMNREWNISRNEFQSLIDLGLFTQPEFESVIAREYADGFSKFFDANNPPHLKASVLHTPTVLNVGLDAEKLLRVCGEKLRAAGGEIWDETEFIRADVGDEQVDLQAKHQPTGAYRQARGRLLVDAMGTASPIAWQLNKGRAFDSVCPTVGAVLSGFEPGVWDSQYGDVLYSHGDISRGRQLIWELFPAQGDDITIYLFHYHEVNSENPGSLLEMYEDFFTILPEYRRCDIDKLVWKKPTFGYIPGHFSVGSSDRTVAIDRLIAIGDAASLQSPLVFTGFGSLVRNLGRLTHLLDTALKHDLLSAKHLNQISAYQSNISVTWLFSKGMMVPTGRYFPPQRINSMLNTFFGILASEPPNVAETFIKDRIDWLTFNRLALKAARINPALLVWIWELAGARDMLRWLGSYLDFTVSTLIGWLLGDWFTSWLARQQPWLEGRYPQLWLWLLAQSYVYRPGMRNRKWPNFHISGYQSSRRGEELKV comes from the coding sequence ATGAAAGAAATTCTGTATTTAGAAATTCCGACGCCGGATACAGGTGCCGTCCGTGCTTGGTTACAAGAAGGATTTGAACCGGGCTGGGGCGAAAAAGCGATCGGCCCCGACGGCTTTCGCCTCAGATTCCCTCATACTACAAACCATGTGACAAATATTCCCGAAACCCCAGAACTTTTGGCTTTCGTCTGGTCAGTGCAGCGAACGACATATTTAAAAGTCTTCCGGTGGGCAGATAAGCCTGTCCCCAGAGAAAGGGAAATCTTGCAAAACCTGACTAGAGAACTCAGAACTAAGTTTCCTCATCAGTATCCGCAACCACCAGCGATTGACCTGTCGGAGCAAACCATCTTTGAAGCGCTAGCTCCCTATTATCCCCAGACAGTTCGCTACTTCCAGAAAATGCCCAAGGGCGAATTCGATCTCAGGCGCGTCTACTGGTGGGAACAACGTTGGCGTGAAGGTGTCCGCAATCCCCAGGAACCCAAGCAAGTTATATTCTCCCAAACAAAGAGCCGAGGGGCAGAGGGGCAGAGGGGCAGAGGGGCAGAGGGGCAGAGGGGCCGAGGGGCAGAGGGGCCGAGGGGCAGAGGGGCAGAGGAGCAGAGGGGCAGAGGGGCCGAGGAGAATGCTCTTTTACACCTCGATTATGACCTCATCTACGTGGGTGGAGCCTTGGGAGTCATCCATGCAGCGGTGATGGCGCAATTGGGCTATCGGGTGCTGTTGGTGGAGCGGTTGCCTTTTGGGCGGATGAATCGCGAATGGAATATTTCCCGCAATGAATTCCAAAGCTTAATCGATTTGGGTTTATTTACTCAACCAGAATTTGAAAGCGTGATTGCGCGAGAATACGCAGACGGTTTTAGTAAATTCTTTGATGCAAATAATCCCCCTCATCTGAAAGCGTCAGTATTACACACGCCCACAGTGCTAAATGTAGGCTTAGATGCGGAGAAACTGCTGCGAGTATGCGGGGAAAAACTAAGGGCAGCTGGGGGTGAAATTTGGGATGAGACAGAGTTTATCAGGGCGGATGTCGGAGATGAGCAAGTCGATTTGCAAGCGAAACATCAGCCGACTGGGGCATACAGGCAGGCGAGAGGGCGTCTGCTGGTGGATGCGATGGGAACCGCGTCACCCATAGCTTGGCAGCTGAACAAAGGTCGCGCTTTTGACAGTGTTTGTCCCACGGTAGGCGCGGTACTGAGCGGATTTGAGCCGGGAGTTTGGGATTCCCAGTACGGGGATGTTCTTTACAGTCACGGGGATATTTCGCGAGGGCGTCAGCTAATTTGGGAGCTATTTCCGGCCCAAGGGGATGATATCACCATTTATTTGTTTCATTACCACGAGGTAAATTCAGAGAATCCCGGTTCGTTACTGGAGATGTACGAAGACTTTTTCACGATTCTGCCGGAGTATCGGCGTTGCGATATAGATAAGCTGGTGTGGAAAAAGCCGACGTTTGGTTATATTCCAGGCCATTTTAGCGTAGGAAGTAGCGATCGCACAGTTGCGATCGATCGACTCATCGCTATTGGCGACGCCGCCTCCCTCCAATCTCCCCTCGTCTTCACGGGCTTTGGTTCCTTGGTTCGCAATCTTGGGCGTTTAACACATCTTTTGGATACAGCCCTCAAACACGACCTTTTAAGCGCAAAGCATTTGAACCAAATTAGCGCTTATCAAAGCAATATCTCAGTCACTTGGTTATTTTCCAAAGGCATGATGGTTCCCACCGGGCGTTACTTCCCACCCCAAAGAATTAACTCCATGCTGAATACCTTTTTTGGGATTTTGGCTAGCGAACCTCCAAATGTGGCAGAAACTTTCATTAAAGACAGAATAGACTGGCTGACTTTTAATCGGCTAGCACTCAAAGCCGCCCGAATAAACCCAGCTTTACTGGTGTGGATATGGGAATTGGCGGGTGCTAGAGATATGCTGCGTTGGTTGGGAAGTTATCTCGACTTCACCGTCAGCACTTTAATCGGCTGGTTGCTGGGCGATTGGTTCACCAGTTGGCTTGCGCGTCAACAGCCTTGGTTAGAAGGTCGCTATCCTCAACTGTGGCTGTGGCTGCTTGCCCAAAGTTATGTTTACAGACCGGGAATGAGGAATCGGAAATGGCCTAATTTTCACATTTCTGGATATCAAAGTTCGCGACGAGGTGAAGAATTGAAAGTTTAA
- a CDS encoding phosphatase PAP2 family protein, which produces MPFHFLRQLSKQILRIWQQNVSPKLLPLLSTIRIGGLILAALSLWGFAALAEEVLSKETEDFDRAILLTLWSLHTPLLDRVMLAITFIGEPYVLLIICLVAGIALLIQHRRAQATTLAIAGLGAIVLNYLLKDLFARARPALWERTLELNSYSFPSGHAMISLVVYGAIGYLLAIQFKRWWALIFILTFLLITAIGLSRLYLGVHWPTDVVAGYAAGLVWLLACILSLEVWRGRKSVGSVSS; this is translated from the coding sequence ATGCCTTTCCACTTCCTGCGTCAACTGAGCAAGCAAATTCTTCGGATCTGGCAGCAGAACGTAAGTCCCAAGCTGCTGCCACTGCTCTCCACGATTCGGATTGGGGGGCTGATTCTCGCAGCTTTGTCGCTGTGGGGATTTGCCGCTCTAGCAGAGGAAGTACTGTCCAAGGAAACCGAGGACTTTGACAGGGCGATTTTGCTGACGCTTTGGAGTTTGCACACGCCGCTGCTCGATCGAGTGATGCTGGCAATCACATTTATAGGCGAACCGTATGTGTTGCTCATTATATGTTTGGTCGCTGGAATTGCGCTCCTAATTCAGCATCGGAGAGCCCAAGCGACAACGCTGGCGATCGCAGGTTTGGGTGCGATCGTCTTAAATTATTTGCTTAAAGACTTATTTGCTCGTGCTAGACCCGCTCTGTGGGAACGCACCCTCGAATTAAATTCCTACAGCTTTCCCAGCGGTCACGCCATGATTTCCCTGGTAGTTTACGGCGCGATCGGCTATTTGCTGGCAATTCAATTCAAACGCTGGTGGGCATTGATTTTTATATTGACATTTTTATTAATTACTGCTATAGGTTTGAGTCGGCTTTATCTGGGCGTCCACTGGCCTACCGATGTGGTGGCTGGCTATGCAGCGGGACTGGTGTGGTTGCTTGCCTGCATCCTCAGCCTGGAAGTTTGGCGAGGAAGAAAGTCAGTTGGGAGCGTTTCGTCCTAA
- a CDS encoding DUF1345 domain-containing protein, with translation MAQAMPKTMRRNAQSQDEGRLVILSVVTAAACASILAIAFILKEAKGKDVSIVIPHVILAVVTIIGSWLLVHTILAMHYAHEYYQDRKTQSDSKAGGLDFPEDIEPDYWDFLYFSFVIGMTSQVSDVEITSRSLRRLALLHSILSFFFNTAIVAMSINIIAGLIE, from the coding sequence GTGGCGCAAGCAATGCCAAAAACAATGCGCCGTAATGCTCAAAGTCAAGATGAAGGACGCTTAGTAATCTTGAGCGTAGTTACTGCTGCTGCCTGTGCCAGCATATTAGCGATCGCCTTTATCTTGAAAGAAGCAAAAGGAAAAGATGTAAGTATAGTTATTCCCCATGTAATTCTGGCAGTGGTAACGATTATTGGGTCATGGTTACTCGTTCACACTATTTTGGCAATGCACTATGCTCACGAATATTATCAGGATCGTAAAACTCAGAGTGATTCTAAAGCTGGAGGGCTAGATTTTCCCGAAGATATTGAACCCGACTACTGGGATTTTTTATATTTCTCTTTTGTTATTGGCATGACCAGCCAAGTTTCAGATGTAGAAATTACCTCGCGATCGCTGAGACGATTAGCTTTACTCCATAGCATTCTCTCCTTTTTCTTCAATACCGCAATTGTAGCAATGAGTATTAATATTATTGCTGG